ATCTAAATGTTCAGGAACTTAACGCGGGGAGTGTAGAGAAGCTACTAGCTCGCGGCGCGGCCCTCGCGATCATGGTCGAAAGATGGGTGAGCCGTGGTATGTGGATTCTTAGTCGAGGTGATGCTGCGTATCCGACGAGATATAGGAACTATCTGCAACACAACGCTCCTCCACTCTTATACGGCGTAGGTTCTCAAGCGGTAATTCAGGATGGGGGGCTTGCAGTCGTCGGCTCGCGTAACGCGGGCGACGAAGATATCGATTTTGCACGGCGGATCGGCGCATCGTGCGCCTCCCAGCATGTCTGCGTGATATCCGGAGCTGCCAAAGGCGTAGATTCCGAATCCATGATGTCTTCAATCGACCGGGGCGGGCGTGCGATAGGGGTTCTTGCGGAGGGTCTCAGCCGCGCGTCCATAGCGTCTAGCTATCGGCAGGCAATTGTTGACGAGCAGCTAACCCTGATGTCGCCTTTTGATCCAGAATTGAGATGGCTTTCCTTCAATGCTATGGAACGGAATAAATTGATCTACGGACTCGCTGATGCTGCTCTCATCGTCGCGTGTGCGGATGAAAAGAGCGGCACATGGGCGGGTGCTGTAGACGCACTCAAGCTTGGCCGCATTCCCGTATATGTAAAGCAAACCGGTACGTTTGCCAACGGCAACAAGAAGCTAAGCCAGATGGGTGCAAGGGACTTTCCTGTGGAAGCATGGAACGATGTCTCTGGCCTATTTCGAAGGCCAGCGCAGTTTACACCGCTGTTCGAACAGTCAGAGGCGTCCGGTACTCATCAGCAAGAACCAGCAGTCCCAGCGACGGAAGGCGCCCTTATTACTGAGCAGGCGCAAACCAGTAGCGCGTGCGAGCATGTCGAAGATGACGCCTATTCCCATGTTTGGCCGCTCCTTCTCAAGGTCCTAGAACAACCTCAAGAAGAACAAGGAATTGCGAAGAGCCTAAACGTACTTCCCGGACAGGCAAGAGCATGGCTTAAACGAGCGGTCGCCGAAGGCACAGTGAAGAAACTTGCGAAGCCCGTCAGGTATGTCAGAGCATCAGAATCATTGTTCATCGCGAGTACAACGAAGCAGCGAGCGTGAGTGAATATCCACAAAGCGTTGGCTTCTCAGCGGACGGCCGGAAACAAACCTGAGGGTCCTCCGGTGAAGCCCGGTTTTGGAGCGACAGGCTGGGGATTTTCTATACGGTGTTCCGGGCGGGTGATCCGCCCCACGCTCTTGACATTAACCTGGCGGTGCCCCGGTCAGGCTCGGGTTTGGCTTGGCCGGGGGGTTTTCCTCTCGATGGCACAGATGATGCTGGGTGGCCCACATTTGCCCCGTTTGGCTAATGTGGATCTTTTCCTAACGTGAGGATTTCTCTTTATGCCCGTGCTCCCACACCAAATGCGCAGTTCAGCCGCGTAGCGGCGGCAGATAGTAGCCCCGGGCGTAAGCCCGGGGTACGCGGCCTGCCGGAGTGCATTCCACTCTGCCGAAGGCCGGCGCGCAGCCGCCGGGGTTCCCGACGCGCGCCGATTTTGCGCGCGACGGGGTGGAGGTGCTTGCGGCGCAGCGCCAATAAAAGACCGCCGCTGGTCCCACCCTCTGCCCGAGATGAAACCGTCGGAGCAATATGGTAAGTTACCGCTTGTGAGCAAAGTCGAGAGGATCGAGCGGGAAGTTCAGACATTTTCTCCCGAGGAGCTGTCCGCGTTTCGCCAATGGTTTACGGGCTTCGACGCCGAAGCTTGGGATAGGCAGTTCGAGGCGGACGTGACGGCCGGGAAACTCGATACTTTGGCCGAACGTGCTCTCCGCGGCCACGTCAACTCCGGTTCTTGAAGGGGATGGGCTTCTGTGTTTGCGTGAGAGCTGGTTCGGCGTGATTTCCGGTCGCGTGACATCACGACTCCGCAGCCCCGGCGGGGCGGTTGAAAGTAGCCCGCCGCTTCAGCGGCGGGACGAAGTGCGAAAAATCTCCCAGTGCCGTAGGCACGATTGAAGTTCTCACGCACCCACTTCGGGCCGTCCGTAAATGCCGTACAAAGGGTACGGCCTTAGCCGCTGACGGACCGGCAACGTGCTTGATTGGAGCTTCCCTAAAGGCCAAGAGCCAAAACTCGTCACACTGTTCCGTGACCCACATCACATACCGTCCACCCTCCCCGCGCCTACCATGCACCTGTGCCCCAGGGCGCGTAGAGGGTTGGTGTGTTCAGCCCTCTCCGTTCGTTTTTTGACAACACGGCGCTGCGCGGCAGCTCCTCCAAACTCCTCCTGACGGTTACCGTGGACTTTTGACGGTATACCGTCGTTAAGTTGTTGATTTCACTCTTAGGGGAGGGGGGAGGGGGTATTAAACGATGTCCAGGCCTGCGTTAGCGAACAAGTAAACTTTCCGCCGACAGCCGCGTGCCGCTATGCGCAGCGCGCCAAATGCACCGCGAACCACCTTCGCCGATCCATCCACGTGCACTCGCGCACGAACCGGCCATTCTGCAATACGGACTCCACCATGGTCGGCGTGAATTTGTAGCTGTTCTCGGTGTGAATGGTTTCGCCGCGCTGGAAGCTCACTCGCATCCGCAGGCCGCGAATCTCGACCTCTTGCGTGCGCCTGCTTTCCAGGTGCATTTCGATCCGCGACGCCACCGGGTTCCAGCGCGCCACGTGCGCAAACGACTCCGGCTCGAAGTTGGCTCCCAGTTCGCGATTGATCCGCACCAGCACATTGCGGTTGAACGCTGCTGTCACGCCCGCCGCGTCGTCGTACGCCGGCAGCAGCACCGACGAATTTTTCACTAAGTCGGTGCCCAGCAGCAGCGTGTCCCGCGCTCCCAGCATCGATCGCAAGTGCGACAGCAGCAGCGACGCCTGCAGCGGCTCGAAGTTGCCGATGCTCGAGCCCAAGTAAAGGATGAGCCTCGGCCCCGGCACCTCGCCGACGAAATCCATGCTGCTGGCGTAGTCGGCGACGATGGGATGCACCGTGACCTCGCGCAGCCCGCGCAGGTTCTCCTCGGCCGCGTCCAGCGCTGCTTCGGATACGTCCACCGGGTAGAAATGGACGCGTCCGCGCTGCTCCTGCAATGCCTCCAGGATCATGCGCGTCTTGATCGCGGTGCCGGCGCCAAGCTCGATCACGTTCGCTGGCAGCCCCGCGGCCATCACCATTGCCTGTGCCCGGCCGCGCAGGATGTTCGTTTCACGCCGTGTCAGGTAGTACTCGGGCAGGAGCGTGATCTGCTCGAACAGCTCCGATCCCGTCGCGTCGTAGAACAACTTGGGCGGCAGCGTTTTCGGCGCCGCGCTCAGGCCGGCCAGCACGTCAGCCGCGAGCGAGGACAATAATTGTGGCTCAGTCGATATCGCTCGCAAGTCGCACTCCTGAAAATTGCCAGCGTGCCTGGGGCGGAAAGAAAT
Above is a genomic segment from Terriglobia bacterium containing:
- a CDS encoding DNA-processing protein DprA — protein: MDLMPSLDAQAILLLCARLGDRQDDTVKPLTTRQYSALAKWLRERSLRPGDLLNDSGRSQLDDLNVQELNAGSVEKLLARGAALAIMVERWVSRGMWILSRGDAAYPTRYRNYLQHNAPPLLYGVGSQAVIQDGGLAVVGSRNAGDEDIDFARRIGASCASQHVCVISGAAKGVDSESMMSSIDRGGRAIGVLAEGLSRASIASSYRQAIVDEQLTLMSPFDPELRWLSFNAMERNKLIYGLADAALIVACADEKSGTWAGAVDALKLGRIPVYVKQTGTFANGNKKLSQMGARDFPVEAWNDVSGLFRRPAQFTPLFEQSEASGTHQQEPAVPATEGALITEQAQTSSACEHVEDDAYSHVWPLLLKVLEQPQEEQGIAKSLNVLPGQARAWLKRAVAEGTVKKLAKPVRYVRASESLFIASTTKQRA
- the egtD gene encoding L-histidine N(alpha)-methyltransferase yields the protein MRAISTEPQLLSSLAADVLAGLSAAPKTLPPKLFYDATGSELFEQITLLPEYYLTRRETNILRGRAQAMVMAAGLPANVIELGAGTAIKTRMILEALQEQRGRVHFYPVDVSEAALDAAEENLRGLREVTVHPIVADYASSMDFVGEVPGPRLILYLGSSIGNFEPLQASLLLSHLRSMLGARDTLLLGTDLVKNSSVLLPAYDDAAGVTAAFNRNVLVRINRELGANFEPESFAHVARWNPVASRIEMHLESRRTQEVEIRGLRMRVSFQRGETIHTENSYKFTPTMVESVLQNGRFVRECTWMDRRRWFAVHLARCA